Proteins encoded by one window of Anaeromyxobacter diazotrophicus:
- the icd gene encoding NADP-dependent isocitrate dehydrogenase, protein MADAKPVVPKDGAKITLTNGKLSVPDRPIMPFIEGDGTGRDIWRASVRVLDAAVEKAYGGKRQIRWMEVYAGEKAFTKFNNWLPDETIAAFREYLIGIKGPLTTPIGGGIRSLNVALRQLLDLYVCLRPVRWFKGVPSPVKNPQKVDMVIFRENTEDIYAGIEWEAGSEQVKKILGFIEKEFPKEFKKIRFPGSAGLGIKAVSREGTERLVRAAIEFALKNKRKSVTLVHKGNIMKFTEGAFRNWGYALAEKEFADKVYTWDQWERTKAQQGEDAANAEQKAALQSGKVLVKDAIADITLQQVLTRPDEFDVIATLNLNGDYLSDALAAQVGGIGIAPGGNANYVTGHAIFEATHGTAPKYADLDKVNPGSVILSGEMMFRHMGWVEAADRIIKGMDGAIGAHHVTYDFARLMKQEGVSDTVEVKCSQFGDEIIKHM, encoded by the coding sequence ATGGCCGACGCGAAGCCGGTAGTCCCGAAGGACGGCGCCAAGATCACCCTCACGAACGGCAAGCTCTCCGTGCCGGACCGGCCGATCATGCCCTTCATCGAGGGCGACGGCACCGGCCGCGACATCTGGCGGGCGAGCGTCCGGGTGCTCGACGCCGCGGTCGAGAAGGCCTACGGCGGCAAGCGCCAGATCCGGTGGATGGAGGTGTACGCCGGCGAGAAGGCGTTCACCAAGTTCAACAACTGGCTGCCCGACGAGACCATCGCCGCCTTCCGCGAGTACCTCATCGGCATCAAGGGCCCGCTCACCACGCCCATCGGCGGCGGCATCCGCTCGCTCAACGTCGCGCTGCGCCAGCTGCTCGACCTGTACGTCTGCCTGCGGCCGGTGCGCTGGTTCAAGGGCGTGCCCTCGCCGGTGAAGAACCCGCAGAAGGTCGACATGGTGATCTTCCGCGAGAACACCGAGGACATCTACGCCGGCATCGAGTGGGAGGCCGGCAGCGAGCAGGTGAAGAAGATCCTCGGCTTCATCGAGAAGGAGTTCCCGAAGGAGTTCAAGAAGATCCGGTTCCCGGGCTCCGCCGGCCTCGGCATCAAGGCCGTCTCCCGCGAAGGCACCGAGCGGCTCGTCCGCGCGGCCATCGAGTTCGCGCTGAAGAACAAGAGGAAGAGCGTCACCCTCGTCCACAAGGGCAACATCATGAAGTTCACGGAGGGTGCGTTCCGGAACTGGGGGTACGCGCTGGCCGAGAAGGAGTTCGCCGACAAGGTCTACACCTGGGATCAGTGGGAGCGGACCAAGGCGCAGCAGGGCGAGGACGCCGCCAACGCCGAGCAGAAGGCGGCGCTCCAGTCCGGCAAGGTGCTGGTCAAGGACGCCATCGCCGACATCACGCTGCAGCAGGTCCTGACGCGGCCCGACGAGTTCGACGTCATCGCCACCCTCAACCTGAACGGCGACTACCTGTCCGACGCGCTGGCGGCGCAGGTGGGCGGCATCGGCATCGCCCCGGGCGGCAACGCCAACTACGTCACCGGGCACGCCATCTTCGAGGCGACCCACGGCACCGCCCCCAAGTACGCCGACCTCGACAAGGTGAACCCCGGCTCGGTCATCCTCTCCGGCGAGATGATGTTCCGGCACATGGGCTGGGTCGAGGCGGCGGATCGCATCATCAAGGGCATGGACGGCGCGATCGGCGCCCACCACGTCACCTACGACTTCGCCCGCCTCATGAAGCAGGAGGGCGTCTCCGACACGGTCGAGGTGAAGTGCTCGCAGTTCGGCGACGAGATCATCAAGCACATGTAG
- a CDS encoding ChbG/HpnK family deacetylase: MPRALLLVNADDLGYDPAIDRGILEAHARGLVTSATAMVETPFAERALAEAPPSLDLGLHAVVPAAAGAAEVEDLLAAQLARFRTLRGAPPTHLDSHKHAHLAPGALPAFARAARREGIPLRALDGAQRARLAAEGVLVADAFLGDAALRPCWTEARLLAALAALPAGRVELMCHPGHAPTHARTSFAAEREVELGALCSGAARRALEAAGAALAGFAEAFRGGP, translated from the coding sequence ATGCCGCGCGCCCTGCTCCTCGTCAACGCCGACGACCTCGGCTACGACCCCGCCATCGACCGCGGGATCCTGGAGGCGCACGCCCGCGGGCTCGTCACCTCGGCCACCGCCATGGTCGAGACGCCCTTCGCCGAGCGCGCGCTGGCGGAGGCGCCCCCCTCGCTCGACCTCGGGCTCCACGCCGTCGTCCCGGCCGCCGCCGGGGCGGCCGAGGTGGAGGACCTGCTCGCGGCGCAGCTGGCGCGCTTCCGGACGCTGCGCGGCGCGCCGCCGACGCACCTCGACAGCCACAAGCACGCCCACCTCGCGCCCGGCGCGCTGCCGGCCTTCGCCCGGGCGGCGCGGCGCGAGGGGATCCCGCTGCGCGCCCTCGACGGCGCGCAGCGCGCGCGGCTCGCGGCCGAGGGGGTCCTCGTCGCGGACGCGTTCCTGGGCGACGCGGCGCTCCGCCCGTGCTGGACCGAGGCGCGGCTCCTCGCCGCCCTGGCGGCGCTGCCGGCGGGGAGGGTGGAGCTCATGTGCCACCCCGGCCACGCGCCGACCCACGCCCGCACGAGCTTCGCCGCCGAGCGGGAGGTGGAGCTCGGCGCGCTCTGTTCGGGGGCGGCCCGCCGCGCGCTCGAGGCGGCCGGCGCGGCGCTGGCCGGGTTCGCCGAGGCGTTTCGCGGAGGTCCGTGA
- the carA gene encoding glutamine-hydrolyzing carbamoyl-phosphate synthase small subunit — protein sequence MKRAILALADGTVFEGTAFGAPGEAVGEVVFNTSMTGYQEILTDPSYVGQMVCMTYPEQGNYGVNAADAESVHPHATGFIVRNWSEQPSSWRADEGIDAYLKQHRIPGISGLDTRRLAKHLRTAGAQMGVLSSDGTSAEALVARARALPGMEGQDLATRISTKEPYVWSEVGADAYQDAERAPAVKPRFHVVAYDWGLKRAMLRLLAEQGCKVTVVPSLTPGDEVLKLRPDGVFLTNGPGDPDAVKGARESVAALLGKVPVFGICLGHQILALALGGKTYKLKFGHRGANQPVKDLATGKVDITCQNHGFAVDDRSLGKRARVTHVNLNDGTVEGLEVLDAPAFSVQYHPESSPGPHDARQLFGRFATMMEQRR from the coding sequence ATGAAGCGCGCGATCCTGGCGCTCGCCGATGGCACCGTGTTCGAGGGCACCGCGTTCGGCGCCCCTGGCGAGGCCGTGGGCGAGGTGGTCTTCAACACCTCGATGACCGGGTACCAGGAGATCCTGACCGACCCGTCGTACGTCGGGCAGATGGTCTGCATGACCTACCCGGAGCAGGGGAACTACGGCGTCAACGCAGCCGACGCCGAGTCGGTGCATCCCCACGCCACCGGCTTCATCGTCCGCAACTGGTCGGAGCAGCCGAGCTCCTGGCGCGCCGACGAAGGCATCGACGCCTACCTCAAGCAGCACCGCATCCCGGGCATCTCCGGCCTCGACACCCGCCGGCTCGCGAAGCACCTGCGCACCGCCGGCGCGCAGATGGGCGTCCTCTCCTCGGACGGCACCAGCGCCGAGGCGCTGGTGGCGCGCGCGCGCGCCCTGCCGGGCATGGAGGGGCAGGACCTCGCCACCCGCATCTCCACGAAGGAGCCGTACGTGTGGAGCGAGGTGGGCGCCGACGCCTACCAGGACGCGGAGCGCGCGCCGGCCGTGAAGCCGCGCTTCCACGTGGTGGCGTACGACTGGGGGCTGAAGCGCGCCATGCTGCGGCTGCTGGCCGAGCAGGGGTGCAAGGTCACCGTCGTCCCGAGCCTCACCCCGGGCGACGAGGTCCTGAAGCTCCGCCCGGACGGCGTCTTCCTGACCAACGGCCCGGGCGATCCGGACGCGGTGAAGGGTGCCCGCGAGAGCGTGGCGGCGCTGCTCGGCAAGGTGCCGGTCTTCGGCATCTGCCTCGGCCACCAGATCCTGGCGCTGGCGCTCGGCGGCAAGACCTACAAGCTCAAGTTCGGCCACCGCGGCGCGAACCAGCCGGTGAAGGATCTCGCCACCGGCAAGGTGGACATCACCTGCCAGAACCACGGCTTCGCCGTCGACGACCGGAGCCTGGGGAAGCGCGCCCGCGTCACGCACGTGAACCTGAACGACGGCACGGTGGAGGGGCTCGAGGTCCTCGACGCCCCCGCCTTCAGCGTCCAGTATCACCCGGAGTCCTCGCCCGGGCCGCACGACGCGCGGCAGCTGTTCGGGCGGTTCGCCACCATGATGGAGCAGCGCCGATGA
- a CDS encoding dihydroorotase: MTDTVFIEGGRVIDPASGVDGVRTVVVRDGKVAEVAERLERPRDVRAVDARGRWVTPGFLDLHVHLREPGQEYKETVATGARAAAAGGFTAVCAMPNTVPPNDNTSVTELILARARAAGLARVYPVGCISKGMKGEELAEYGELQAAGCVALSDDGRPVASSALMRRALEYARAFDLPLTVHEEDLALVGKGVMHEGPAATRLGLKGIPAASEEVMVARDLALLELTGGRLHIAHLSTAGSVRAVREAKRRGLSVTAEVTPHHLALTDEDVARSRYATAFKMAPPLRSAADRAAVREALADGTIDCIATDHAPHSPVEKDLEFDAAANGVVGLETAFPVGLALVREGVLSERRLVEALTAGPARAFRLPGGSLARGAPADLAVLDPAREWRCEPALFHSKSKNSPWMGATLVGRCTLTLVGGRIVHELAEGGR, encoded by the coding sequence AGCGCCCGCGCGACGTGCGCGCGGTGGACGCCCGCGGCCGCTGGGTCACGCCCGGCTTCCTCGATCTCCACGTGCACCTGCGCGAACCGGGGCAGGAGTACAAGGAGACGGTCGCGACCGGCGCCCGGGCGGCGGCGGCCGGCGGCTTCACCGCCGTCTGCGCCATGCCGAACACCGTCCCGCCCAACGACAACACCAGCGTCACCGAGCTCATCCTGGCCCGGGCGCGGGCGGCCGGGCTGGCGCGCGTGTACCCGGTCGGCTGCATCTCCAAGGGCATGAAGGGCGAGGAGCTGGCCGAGTACGGCGAGCTCCAGGCGGCCGGCTGTGTGGCGCTCTCCGACGACGGCCGGCCGGTCGCGTCGTCGGCGCTCATGCGGCGCGCGCTCGAGTACGCCCGCGCCTTCGACCTGCCGCTCACCGTCCACGAGGAGGACCTCGCCCTGGTGGGCAAGGGCGTCATGCACGAGGGCCCGGCCGCGACCCGGCTCGGCCTGAAGGGCATCCCGGCCGCCTCCGAGGAGGTCATGGTCGCCCGCGACCTGGCGCTGCTCGAGCTCACCGGCGGGCGCCTCCACATCGCGCACCTCTCCACCGCCGGCAGCGTGCGCGCGGTGCGCGAGGCGAAGCGGCGCGGGCTCTCGGTGACGGCCGAGGTGACGCCGCACCACCTCGCGCTCACCGACGAGGACGTCGCGCGCTCGCGCTACGCCACCGCCTTCAAGATGGCGCCGCCGCTCCGCTCGGCCGCCGACCGCGCCGCCGTGCGCGAGGCGCTGGCGGACGGCACCATCGACTGCATCGCCACCGACCACGCGCCGCACTCGCCGGTCGAGAAGGACCTCGAGTTCGACGCCGCCGCGAACGGCGTGGTGGGGCTCGAGACCGCCTTCCCGGTCGGCCTGGCGCTGGTCCGGGAGGGCGTCCTCTCCGAGCGCCGCCTGGTCGAGGCGCTCACGGCCGGTCCCGCGCGCGCCTTCCGCCTCCCCGGCGGCTCGCTCGCCCGCGGCGCCCCCGCCGATCTCGCCGTGCTCGACCCCGCGCGTGAATGGCGCTGCGAGCCGGCGCTGTTCCACTCGAAGAGCAAGAACTCGCCCTGGATGGGCGCGACGCTCGTCGGCCGCTGCACCCTCACGCTGGTGGGGGGGCGGATCGTCCACGAGCTCGCCGAAGGAGGCAGATGA
- a CDS encoding bifunctional nuclease family protein: MQAWSGTLLASLLAGATSLGAAPPGGRAELVEVEVAGVLPLEAESGSLLVLRAKPSGTMLPIFVGQTEGAALDRRLRRGPPGRPGSADLLEHAIAALGGRVARVAIEGEQAALFRGRVVLQQGDRRLELEARPSDSIALAVAARAPIFASRQVLAEAGLTREDLARQRRRDPPSAAEAGAGPKLAF; the protein is encoded by the coding sequence ATGCAGGCCTGGTCCGGAACGCTCCTCGCGTCGCTGCTCGCCGGGGCGACCTCGCTCGGGGCCGCGCCTCCCGGCGGGCGCGCGGAGCTGGTCGAGGTGGAGGTCGCGGGCGTGCTCCCGCTCGAGGCGGAGTCGGGCAGCCTGCTCGTCCTGCGCGCGAAGCCCTCCGGGACGATGCTGCCCATCTTCGTGGGCCAGACCGAGGGCGCGGCCCTCGACCGGCGGCTCAGGCGAGGGCCCCCCGGCCGTCCAGGCAGCGCCGACCTGCTGGAGCACGCCATCGCGGCGCTGGGCGGGCGCGTCGCGCGCGTCGCCATCGAGGGCGAGCAGGCGGCGCTGTTCCGGGGCCGCGTCGTGCTGCAGCAGGGCGACCGCCGGCTCGAGCTCGAGGCGCGCCCCTCCGACTCGATCGCGCTGGCGGTCGCGGCGCGGGCCCCCATCTTCGCGAGCCGGCAGGTCCTCGCCGAGGCGGGCCTGACCCGCGAGGACCTGGCCCGGCAGCGGCGCCGCGACCCGCCCTCCGCCGCCGAGGCGGGCGCCGGTCCCAAGCTGGCTTTTTGA
- the gltA gene encoding NADPH-dependent glutamate synthase — protein sequence MAPTIAPVPKDLKKRFQTPRQEMPAQDPIARGKNFQEVTLGLEAEAAKLEAYRCIYCKEPECVQGCPVGIDIPGFLHEVEKGNFAEALGILKSTNLLPAICGRVCPQEEQCESLCKTGKSKGNRPVAIGRVERFLADWERAGGIAKPVEVAPPTGKKVAVVGSGPAGLACAADLAKLGHKVIVFEAFHKPGGVLVYGIPEFRLPKAIVAKEIANLEKMGVDIVCDFAVGLTATIEDLQKAFDAIFVATGAGLPYFMDLPGENLGGIYSANEYLTRVNLMGAFDPEHNDTPVVRGKNVVVVGGGNVAMDAARTALRLGAEKVRLVYRRSHDEMPAREEEIEHAEEEGIDFTLLTTPVRYLGDDKGRVVAVECRKMELGEPGPDGRRKPVEVAGSEHQFPADVVVVSIGNGPNPLVPRTTPGLETKKGKIVARDGSGRTSMKGVFAGGDIVLGAATVILAMGAGRQAAASIHEYLQTGTW from the coding sequence ATGGCGCCCACGATCGCCCCGGTCCCGAAGGACCTCAAGAAGCGCTTCCAGACCCCGCGCCAGGAGATGCCGGCGCAGGATCCGATCGCCCGCGGCAAGAACTTCCAGGAGGTGACGCTCGGCCTCGAGGCGGAGGCCGCGAAGCTCGAGGCCTACCGCTGCATCTACTGCAAGGAGCCGGAGTGCGTGCAGGGCTGCCCGGTCGGCATCGACATCCCGGGCTTCCTGCACGAGGTGGAGAAGGGCAACTTCGCCGAGGCGCTCGGCATCCTCAAGTCGACGAACCTGCTCCCCGCCATCTGCGGCCGCGTCTGCCCGCAGGAGGAGCAGTGCGAGTCGCTGTGCAAGACCGGCAAGTCCAAGGGTAACCGCCCGGTCGCGATCGGCCGCGTCGAGCGGTTCCTCGCCGACTGGGAGCGCGCCGGCGGCATCGCGAAGCCGGTCGAGGTCGCCCCGCCGACGGGGAAGAAGGTGGCGGTGGTGGGCTCCGGCCCCGCCGGCCTGGCCTGCGCCGCGGACCTCGCCAAGCTCGGCCACAAGGTGATCGTGTTCGAGGCCTTCCACAAGCCGGGCGGCGTGCTCGTCTACGGCATCCCCGAGTTCCGCCTCCCCAAGGCCATCGTGGCGAAGGAGATCGCGAACCTCGAGAAGATGGGCGTCGACATCGTCTGCGACTTCGCGGTCGGCCTCACCGCAACCATCGAGGACCTGCAGAAGGCCTTCGACGCCATCTTCGTCGCCACCGGCGCCGGCCTCCCGTACTTCATGGACCTCCCGGGCGAGAACCTGGGCGGCATCTACTCCGCCAACGAGTACCTGACGCGCGTGAACCTCATGGGCGCGTTCGACCCGGAGCACAACGACACCCCGGTCGTGCGCGGCAAGAACGTGGTGGTGGTGGGCGGCGGCAACGTCGCCATGGACGCCGCCCGCACCGCGCTCCGCCTGGGGGCGGAGAAGGTGCGGCTCGTCTACCGCCGCTCGCACGACGAGATGCCGGCCCGCGAGGAGGAGATCGAGCACGCCGAGGAGGAGGGGATCGACTTCACGCTCCTCACCACCCCGGTGCGGTACCTCGGCGACGACAAGGGCCGCGTGGTGGCGGTCGAGTGCCGCAAGATGGAGCTGGGCGAGCCCGGCCCGGACGGCCGCCGCAAGCCGGTCGAGGTCGCGGGCAGCGAGCACCAGTTCCCCGCCGACGTGGTGGTGGTCTCCATCGGCAACGGCCCGAACCCGCTCGTGCCCCGCACGACGCCGGGCCTGGAGACGAAGAAGGGCAAGATCGTCGCCCGCGACGGCTCCGGCCGCACCTCGATGAAGGGCGTCTTCGCCGGCGGCGACATCGTGCTCGGCGCGGCGACCGTCATCCTCGCCATGGGCGCCGGCCGCCAGGCGGCCGCCTCGATCCACGAGTACCTGCAGACGGGCACCTGGTAG
- a CDS encoding sulfide/dihydroorotate dehydrogenase-like FAD/NAD-binding protein: MELLKQSFELLEKRELAPKVNLYKVRAPQVARARKAGQFVIIRVCEGSERIPLTIADADPVAGTVTLVVQEVGSTTARMAQVKVGERFADLLGPLGAPTHVAKIGTVVCVGGGIGIAPVHPIAQALKAAGNRVIGVLAARNTGLLFFRDEMRKACDEVRVWTDDGSEGKKGLATDAIKEIQAEVGQIAEVVAIGPVPMMKFVSKLTKELGIKTQVSLNPVMVDGTGMCGGCRVSVDGKSKFVCVDGPEFDGHQVDFDELSRRQAIYKEDERRAMERLVKEVR; encoded by the coding sequence ATGGAACTCCTGAAGCAGTCCTTCGAGCTGCTCGAGAAGCGGGAGCTCGCGCCGAAGGTGAACCTGTACAAGGTCCGCGCGCCGCAGGTGGCGCGCGCGCGCAAGGCCGGGCAGTTCGTCATCATCCGCGTCTGCGAGGGCAGCGAGCGCATCCCGCTCACCATCGCCGACGCCGACCCGGTGGCGGGCACCGTCACCCTGGTCGTGCAGGAGGTGGGCTCCACCACGGCGCGCATGGCGCAGGTGAAGGTGGGCGAGCGCTTCGCCGACCTGCTCGGCCCGCTCGGCGCCCCCACCCACGTCGCCAAGATCGGCACGGTCGTCTGCGTGGGCGGCGGCATCGGCATCGCGCCGGTCCACCCCATCGCGCAGGCGCTCAAGGCGGCCGGGAACCGCGTCATCGGCGTGCTCGCCGCGCGGAACACCGGGCTGCTCTTCTTCCGGGACGAGATGCGGAAGGCGTGCGACGAGGTCCGCGTGTGGACCGACGACGGCAGCGAGGGGAAGAAGGGCCTCGCCACCGACGCCATCAAGGAGATCCAGGCCGAGGTGGGCCAGATCGCCGAGGTGGTCGCCATCGGGCCGGTGCCGATGATGAAGTTCGTCTCGAAGCTCACCAAGGAGCTCGGGATCAAGACGCAGGTGTCGCTCAACCCGGTCATGGTGGACGGCACCGGGATGTGCGGCGGCTGCCGCGTCTCGGTGGACGGCAAGAGCAAGTTCGTGTGCGTGGACGGGCCGGAGTTCGACGGCCACCAGGTCGACTTCGACGAGCTGTCCCGCCGGCAGGCCATCTACAAGGAAGACGAGCGCCGCGCCATGGAGCGGCTGGTGAAGGAGGTGCGGTGA